In Saccharothrix violaceirubra, the following are encoded in one genomic region:
- a CDS encoding cupin domain-containing protein: MHVVEETEDRTTRTAAATMTALAGPSRGSAELSTWRVRMSAGTESPPHVVDRDQVWMPVAGTFAFTTPDGSAEVTAGQAVVVAAGEERRFRTVDGPAEALVCMHPDGRAGVVGSGESHPLPWAG, from the coding sequence ATGCACGTCGTCGAAGAGACCGAGGACCGCACCACGCGCACGGCCGCCGCCACCATGACCGCACTGGCCGGGCCGAGCCGGGGCAGCGCGGAACTGAGCACGTGGCGCGTCCGGATGTCGGCCGGCACCGAGTCGCCGCCGCACGTCGTCGACCGCGACCAGGTGTGGATGCCGGTCGCGGGCACGTTCGCGTTCACCACGCCCGACGGCTCCGCGGAGGTCACCGCCGGACAGGCGGTCGTGGTCGCCGCCGGGGAGGAACGGCGGTTCCGGACGGTCGACGGCCCGGCCGAGGCGCTCGTGTGCATGCACCCGGACGGCAGGGCGGGCGTCGTCGGGAGCGGGGAGTCGCACCCGCTACCTTGGGCCGGGTGA